A genomic region of Mycobacterium senriense contains the following coding sequences:
- a CDS encoding Rv3717 family N-acetylmuramoyl-L-alanine amidase, protein MSDRPGGPRSVARRDVLKIAGVLPAIVTAGAVLPAPRATAGMSGMSVFLDPGHNGVNDASINQQVTNGRGGTKPCQTSGAVADDGYAEHSFTWAVVGLINDSLNQMGVHTQLSRDSDGGVGPCIDQRAAAANAMRPDAIVSIHADGGPPSGSGFHVNYSSPPLNDVQSGPAVQLAHAMRDALVQSGLQPADYIGSDGLYGRDDLAGLNLAQYPAVLVELGNMKNAGDLARMENPDGRAKYAAAVTQGIVAFLNSKAVTG, encoded by the coding sequence GTGAGTGATCGCCCGGGTGGGCCACGATCCGTTGCCCGCCGCGACGTCCTGAAGATCGCCGGTGTCCTGCCGGCGATCGTCACCGCCGGCGCAGTGCTGCCCGCCCCGCGCGCAACGGCCGGCATGTCCGGTATGTCGGTCTTCCTCGATCCGGGCCACAACGGCGTGAACGACGCGTCGATCAACCAGCAGGTGACCAACGGGCGCGGCGGCACCAAGCCCTGCCAGACCTCGGGGGCGGTCGCCGACGACGGCTACGCCGAGCACTCATTCACCTGGGCGGTGGTGGGTTTGATCAACGACTCGCTGAACCAGATGGGCGTTCACACCCAGCTGTCCCGCGACAGCGACGGCGGCGTCGGCCCGTGCATCGACCAACGCGCGGCGGCGGCCAACGCCATGCGCCCGGACGCGATCGTCAGCATCCATGCCGACGGCGGGCCGCCGTCGGGCAGCGGATTTCACGTCAATTACTCCAGCCCGCCGCTCAACGACGTCCAAAGCGGACCCGCCGTACAGCTGGCGCATGCGATGCGGGATGCCTTGGTCCAGTCCGGATTGCAGCCGGCCGACTACATCGGCTCGGACGGGCTGTACGGCCGCGACGACCTGGCCGGGCTGAACCTGGCCCAGTACCCCGCGGTCCTGGTCGAACTCGGCAACATGAAAAACGCGGGTGACCTGGCGCGAATGGAAAATCCGGACGGTCGGGCGAAATACGCGGCGGCCGTCACCCAGGGGATTGTCGCCTTTCTGAACTCCAAAGCCGTGACCGGCTAG
- a CDS encoding acyl carrier protein: MATGETRFDDVTFDLISLQYHSLKAGHDYGQYVRDAKNAGLDDVASFFSDVMAQDSERAVRCHEFLGRLQGTPTAGPATR; this comes from the coding sequence ATGGCAACGGGTGAAACGCGTTTCGACGACGTGACCTTTGATCTTATTTCCCTTCAATATCACTCGCTCAAAGCGGGGCACGATTACGGCCAGTACGTGCGCGACGCGAAGAACGCCGGCCTCGATGACGTCGCGTCGTTCTTCAGCGACGTGATGGCTCAAGACTCCGAGCGCGCCGTTCGATGCCACGAGTTCCTGGGCCGGCTGCAGGGCACGCCGACGGCTGGGCCGGCCACAAGATAA
- a CDS encoding cutinase family protein — protein sequence MGISDAMMARHIVRFLGSAAVIAASGVAASALTTSVIPSASAQCPDVQVVFARGTGEAPGVGPTGQAFVDALHQRVGGRSFDVYPVNYPASDQWDTGIDGIRDAGAHINSMAHDCPNTKMVLGGYSQGAAVMGFVTSASVPDGVDPNTVPKPLSPDVASHVSSVVLFGMPNVRAMNFLNEPPVVIGPLYQDKTVKVCATEDPVCSDGLNFAAHDTYADDNAMIDKGVAFASSHLGLGGPAPVAAPTGGGFGG from the coding sequence ATGGGAATCTCGGACGCCATGATGGCACGTCACATCGTTCGTTTCCTTGGTTCAGCAGCAGTTATCGCAGCGTCGGGCGTGGCCGCTTCCGCGCTGACCACCTCCGTTATCCCGTCCGCCTCGGCCCAGTGTCCGGACGTGCAAGTGGTGTTCGCCCGCGGCACCGGTGAAGCGCCGGGCGTCGGCCCCACCGGTCAGGCCTTCGTCGACGCGCTGCACCAGCGGGTCGGGGGCCGGTCCTTCGATGTGTATCCGGTCAACTACCCCGCCAGCGACCAATGGGATACCGGCATCGACGGGATCAGAGACGCGGGCGCACACATCAACTCGATGGCCCACGACTGCCCCAACACCAAGATGGTGCTCGGCGGCTACTCGCAGGGCGCGGCCGTGATGGGGTTTGTCACCTCGGCCTCGGTGCCCGACGGTGTCGACCCCAACACCGTTCCAAAGCCGCTGTCCCCCGACGTCGCCAGCCACGTCTCCTCGGTCGTGCTGTTCGGCATGCCCAACGTGCGGGCGATGAACTTCCTCAACGAACCGCCCGTGGTCATCGGCCCGCTCTACCAAGACAAGACCGTCAAGGTGTGCGCCACCGAGGACCCGGTCTGCTCCGACGGTCTCAACTTCGCCGCGCACGACACCTACGCCGACGACAACGCGATGATCGACAAGGGAGTCGCCTTCGCCTCCAGCCACCTCGGTCTGGGTGGGCCGGCTCCGGTCGCGGCGCCGACGGGTGGCGGCTTCGGCGGCTGA